In Opitutaceae bacterium, the sequence GGCGCGGCTGCCGGATCTCCCGTCGGGGACGGGGCGGATTGTGCCTTTACGGGTGAGGGAAGGCCGCCGAGAAGTAAGCCAAGCACAAGGAGAGAGGCGGCGCGGGCGACAACGCCCGCCGGGGTCGATGCCTTGCGCTTGAGGTTGCGGGCGGCGGGCGGTGGCGGAGCAAACTCCCAGGCAAGACTCGCGAGGACCAAGAAGAAAGCGGGCGCCAGAAACCATTGAAAGCGATCCACTTTTCGACGACGTACGGTCTCCTTGAACTTCCCTTTCTCGGCGGACTCGACGGTCTGCCGGATCAACTGCGGCACTTCCACCCAGGAGGCTCCGCTGGCGTAGATGCCACCGGTTCCTTCCGCAAGTTGTTGCAAGGTGCGTGGCTCCAGCCGCGAGAGGACCACGGCGCCAAATCGGTCCTTCACGAAGCTGCCAGCGCCGTCGGGAATCATGGCTCCTTGCTCCGTCCCGATGCCGACCCCGATTACCTTGACGGCGCGCTTCTTGAGTTCGGGAACACGGCCAAGCCAGAGGTCGTCCGTTGCCTCGCCATCGCTCAACACCACGAGAAAGCGTTGAGCTCCGCCCTCGGCGGAAAACGCCTCAAGGCTGGTCTCCAGAAGGGAATCGTAGTTCGTGCCGCCTTCCGGGAGAAATCCCGGCTTCAGATCGGGAAGAAACTCGCCGAGGATCTCGTAGTCCGCGCTCAGTGGCGACTGGAGAAAAGCCTTCCCTGCGAAAACAACCAGGCCGACCCGTTCGCCCTTCAGGCTGTCGAGCAGGTTTCGCGTCAGCAGGCGGGCGCGTTCCAGCCGCGAGGGTGGAACGTCATTCGCGTTCATGCTTCGGGAAAGATCGAGGGCCAGGATGATTTCCCGAGAGGTTGAGAAGGTCGGCTCGTCGACATCGCCCCACTGGGGCCTGGCCAGCGCCACGATGCCCAGCGCCAGGGCGACCCAGAGCAGGCCAAAACGGCTTCCGGCATACGTCTTTGACCGGCCCTCGAGCTCGATCACGCCCTTGGCTGTAGTTGCACGATGGATACGCGGGTGGTTTTGCTCGTCGGAGGACGTCGGTCGCCGCCAGAAGGGGAGCATGGCCGCGGCCGGAATCGCCAGGAGCCAGAGAAAGTGGGGCCAGAGGAAGGTCATGCAGCCGCCTTTCTCCTTGGAGCGAGGCGCAAGGCTGATAGCGGCACGATCGCCAGCAGCAGCAGGGCCGTCCCGGCGACCCAGGGAAACAGTTCCGTCGTTTGGTAATAGGATTGGGCCTGGAATTCGAGTTTGGTCGCCTTGTCGATGGCGGTGAACGCCCGTTCCACGGTCTGGACATCGTCAGCCCGGTAAAAGTCGCCGCCGGTCATTCGCGCGATGTCGTGGAGGAGACCTTCGTCGAGGTCGGAACCGAGTCCCATGCGGCCCGCGCCAATGGTGAACACAGGTATGCCCCGTGCGCGCGCCACCTCGGCGGCCTGCATCGGGGGCATGATGCCGCGGTTGTTGGCGCCGTCCGTCAGGAGGACGACAAACGCTCCTTTACGCCTGCCGGCTTCCTCGCGGTCGCGCTGTTCGAGACGGGTGAGCGATACGCCGAGTCCGTCGCCAATCGCCGTGCCGTCCTCAATCAAGCCGACCTGGAGCCGTTCCGCCTGGCGTGCCAGCCAGGTGTGGTCAAACGTGAGTGGGGAAAGCGTGAAGGCCTGGCCTGAAAACACGACAAGCCCGATCCGATCGTTGGGGCGGCGCTGGATGAAAGCGGACAAAACCGGCCGCACCGCCTCAAGACGGTTGATGACCTGGCGGTCTCGAACGTAATCCTCGGTAAGCATCGAGCGCGAGAGGTCGACGGCCAGCATGATGTCGTATCCTTTCGCCTTCACCTCGCGTTTGTCCTGGATCCGTTGGGGTCGTGCCAGGGCGCACGCAAGCAACATGATCCCGACGCAGGCCAGGGCGACGGGCCACTGTCCGGTACGAAGTGCGGAGGGCCTGTGCCACCAGCCTGAGAACGGTATCACCCAAACCGATACACGTCGCCTCCTGCGGAGCCAGAGGGCGAGGGGCAGGAGGGCGAGGGCTGCGAGCCACACGGGGCTCTGGATGCGCCATTCTCCGGCGATCACCCAGGGTTCAAGGAAAGCGAGGAGGTTGCTGCGCATCGGTGGTCAGCGGGCGGCCATGCGACGGTGGAAGAAGGCCACCAGTGCATCCAACCGGTTTTCGCGCGTGGTGACTGAGAGGCGCGACAGCGGGTCTGGGAAACGTTTCGCCCAGGCTGCGTCGCGAGCCTCCCGCCAGCGTGCGTGCGCGCGGCGTTCCGCCTCCGAGCCCGTGAGCGCCAGGAGCTTTTGGGAGACCGGGTCATAGGCGTGAATCGCTCCGTGAAGTTCGGGAGCCTCGCGCTCCCAGGGGTCCTCCACGCGGAAGGCCATTGTTTGGTAGCGCTTCTGGATTACGGCCCAGCCTTCGGGGAGCCGTTCCCCCGCTCCTGTCTCGCCGAGTGACGCGGGAGTGAAGTCGCCGAGGAAGAGCAAAATGCTGTGCTTGGGGGCGGCGCGCAGGGCGAGCGCTCCAGGCAATCGACACGGTGCGCCTTCATCCAGGTGCGGTGCCGGCGTGGCGAGCAGTTGGGACGCTGCATGAAGGATGGCACCCCGACCTCGGACGGGCGGCGAGAACCGGTGCCCCGAAGGCGCCAGGTGGAAGAAACCGACGCGGTCGCGGTTTGCCGCTCCAAGGAGCATCACAAAGCCCGCGAGCTCAAGGAGCGCTTCGCGCTTCGAGACGGCTTCGGATCCGAATTGGAGGCTGGGTGAATCTTCAAACACGACGAGAAGCGTGACTTCCCGTTCCTCGACAAATTTTTTGCGGTACGGTTCGCCAAGCTTGGCAGTCACATTCCAGTCGATGTCGCGGACGTCGTCCCCGAACTCATAGCGGACGACCTGGTCGAACTCCATGCCGCGTCCGCGGAAGGCGGAACGATATTCGCCGGTGACGACATTTTCCACGGCATGCCTGACACGCCACTCCAGGCGACGCAGAAGCGCGTACGGATCGATGGGTGGAGGGGTGTCAACCATGCAGGCGTCAGAGCTTCGGCACCGGTGTCTGGTCGAGCAGTTGTCCGATGATCTTGTCTGCGTTGAGGTCTTCGGCCTCTGCTTCGTAGGTCAGGCCGATGCGGTGGCGAAGGACATCGGGTGCCAACTCCTGCACGAGCGAGGGACTCACGAAGTCGAGGCCACGGAGCCAGGCGAGCGCACGGGATGCCTGATACAAGGCGAGGGAGGCGCGGGGAGAGGCTCCGAACGTCAGCTTCCGGGCACCGGGAGTCGCCTGGTTGGCCTCGCTGAGAGCGAGATTTCGCGTCGAGCGTACCAAGGAAAGCACGTAGGCCTGCACCGCAGGCGCCACATGGACGGCGTCCACCTGGGTGCGAAGCGAGACAAGTTCCTCCGCCGTGGCGACTGGCTCGAGTGAAGGCTGGCGGGTCACCTGGCCCCAGCGGCCCATCATCTCCGACTCCTCTTCCAGCGAGGGGTAGGAGACGAGCAGCTTGAAAAGGAAACGGTCGGTCTGGGCTTCCGGCAATGGGTAGGTCCCCTCCTGTTCAACCGGGTTTTGCGTCGCCATGACGAAAAAGGGATGCGGAAGCGGATGTGTCTGGCCGCCCAGGGTCACCTGGCGTTCCTGCATCGCCTCGAGCAGCGCGCTTTGGACCTTCGCGGGTGCGCGGTTGATCTCATCCGCCAGGACAAGATTTGCAAAAATCGGGCCCCGATGGGAGGTGAACTCGCCGGTTTTGGGCTGAAAGATCATGGTGCCGACCACGTCGCTCGGGAGAAGGTCAGGCGTGAATTGGATCCGCTCGAACTTCACCCCCAGGGCGGTTGCAAGCGACTTGATCAGCAGCGTTTTTGCGAGGCCGGGCATGCCCTCCAGCAACACGTGACCGTTGGCGAGCAAGGCCACCAGGAGCTTCTCGACGATGGCTTCCTGTCCGATGACGGATTTGCCAATTTCCTCACGGAGTTTTTGGGACCAAGTGGGGCCGGTGATCATGAAGGAGAGGTTGAGAGGTGGAGAGGTGGAGAGGTGGAGAAGGCGGAAGGGGGAATTAAGAATTAGGGATTAGGAATCAAGAAAGGGAAGGAGGGAAGGAAGATTAGAGGATTGGAGGACCAGAAGAACGGGCGGAAGGGCGACAGGGCAAAGAACCTTTGCGATCTCAACTTCACAGGCTTTGCCTCGCCGGCTCGGCCGAGCCTCCTCGCTGGCCTGGCCTTGCGGCCGCGCAGCGCCTACGGGTAATACCTTCGCTTCGCCTTAACCTGAACGAAGCGTTTCTCCGGGAGGACATAGGCGGTGAGGTACCCGCCCATGGCGCAGGCGGTGTCGATGCACACCGACCACTTAAGCTTGTAGATTTCAGGCCGCGAGGTGTGCCCATAGACCACAAAGGGAGGTCCGACCCACAAATCGGCCCAAGGTGGCGCATTTGGAGCTTCACCGCGCTTGCGAGGCCGACCGTCCCGGTCAATCACCTGGATCCTCGTCACGATTTCGGCGGGTTGTTTTTGCCACGGCACATCAGGCACGAAGCCACCATGTACAAAGACGATGTTGAGCTCCTCAACGTAGTGGGTGAGGGGCATCTTTGCGAGATAGGCCCAGTCCTCTTCCCGAAGGAGCTTCACGGTGGCCTCATCCGTTTCCTTCAAGAGGTCCGGGTTTTGAGTCCGGCGGTAGTTCAGCAGCCGCGCCTCATGATTCCCGAGCAGCGATATGGCTCCGCACTTGCGGGCGAGGTCGATGACCTTGCAGGGTTCAGGTCCACGATTGACGAGGTCACCGAGCAAAATGATCTGGTCGTCAGCAGTGGGAGACAGCTTCTCAAGGAGCTCGGCGAACTCAAGGTGACAGCCGTGGATGTCTCCGATGGCGATGATGCGGCCCTTCATGGACGTTTGGAAATTGGCTAGCGTCGGAGGCCGCGACAAGTAACAAAAGGCGAATGGAACTTTCTTTGCAGCCCCAGGCTTCCGCCTGCTTTTTGACGCACCGGCCCTTTTCGGAGGGCGAGCGGGTGGTTTGCCACCTGGTGCGCGTGAAGTCCGGGGAGCTTGTGAGGTATGATGTCGCCGAGACTGCCGTGGCCGAGTACGTTCCCGAAGGCTCCCTGGCATGCCGCTGGGTGCGGGTGTACAAACCGCGCAAGGCGGGCGAGAACCCGGAGCGTGAGTTGAAGCTTACGGCAGAGAACCTATTCATGAGCCTCACCGACCCGTCGGCGGAGCTGACGCTGGAAAGCACGCGATTGGTGCAGTTCCTCGCGCTGATGCTGGAGCGCAAGCGCGTGCTGAGGCCCAAGGGGTTGGCTGCCGATGGTCGCCAGCAGTTTGAGCATGCAAAGACCAAGCAGCTGATCTTGGTGCCGGCGGGCGAGCTGAGTCCCGAGTTCTTTATTCTGGTACAGGAGCAACTGGCGGTGCTGATTGCGAAGTAGCTGGGTGACCTCGCCTCCTCCCGGCTCTTCCAGTCTAAACTTTAGCCCCTAACCATCCGATATCTAGGGGCACATGGCCATTTTAACGTCCTCTCCGCGCGAGCGCATCCTGCGCATCGCCCAGAAGATGCCTGCGTCCGCCCAGGTGCTGTCACAGCTGGGGCGCCTGCTCATGGACGTCAACTCAGGGTTGGATGACATAGCGACCTTGCTCAAGCGGGACGCAGGGCTTTCGGCTAGAATCCTTCGTGTGAGCAACAGCGTCGCTTACTCGGCGAAGGAACGAATCGCGTCGATCGAGGAAGCGGTCAACCGGGTCGGTTTCTCGGAGGTCTACCGTTTCTGCGGCCTCGCGGCCGCCTCACAGGTGTTTGACCAGGATCTGCGGTTCTATGACGTCCAAAAGGCGACGTTGCGCGCGAACTCCCTTTTCACGGCACTTGCTGCCGAGATCCTCGCCAAGCGAATCGGCGCGGATTCACAGGCGGCCTACTCGGCCGGATTGATGCGGCTCATCGGGAAAATCGTGCTCGACCAGCTCGCCAAGGAAATTGGCCCAAGCATGAAACCGTTTTCTGAGTCCGGCCATTCCCAGGTACTCGGTTGGGAAGCAATAGCCTTCGGGATGACGAACGCCGCTGTGGCCGGCATGATTCTGGACGAGTGGAAGTTCCCCTCGGCTGTGGTCGTTCCGGTTTGCGACCAGTATACACCCGAATCGGCTGCCGAAGACCACCGTGTGACAACCGACTTGGTCAATGTTGCCGCCGGCATGGCGGTCGTGGCGGGCTATGGCATGCCCGGTGAGGACAAGGAGTGGGAGATCTCGCCCTCAAAGATGAATCGGGTCCGCCTTAATCTCGAAACACTGGAGCTGTGCATGACCCAGACACAGAGTGCGCTCAAGAAGGTGCTTGAGGGCGTGGGTTAGCGGTAGGAGTCGTGCCACTTGTGCAGGCAGAGCCAGGCAAGGCCTGTCGCCGACAGGTTGAACAGAAGTCCCAGGGCGCAACTGGTGAGGGCCGTGGCGAACAAGGCCGGCATCTTGAATTGGGAGCTGTAGATCAGCGTCTGGAAACCCAGGCCGCCCTGACCCCCGGCCGAATTTCCGGCGTAGAAGTCGCCCACGATCGCGCCTATGGGCGCCAACGTGGCGGCGATCCGGAGCCCTGTGAAGAAGTAGGGTAGTGCAGCCGGTATCCGCAAAAGCACTACTTCCTGCCAGCGTCGTGCCCGATAAAGCCGGAAGAGCTCGACCTGGTGAACGTCGGTGGAAAGCAGTCCCTGGGTGGTGTTGACGACAAGCGGGAAGAACGACACGAGGAAGGTGATGATGGCGACGCTGACGAGGCCCGGTCCGACCCAGAGAATCAAGATGGGCGCGATGACGATGATCGGCGTCGTCTGAAGCGCGAGAAGGTACGGATAAAGGCTCCTCCTGACGGCGGTGCTGGCCCCGAGCGCGAGGGCAAAGATGACGCTCGCCACCACCGCGAATCCGAAACCCAGAAGCGCACCGGACAGGGTGTGTTGGGTGGCGGCGAGGAGGGGGCCCGCCTGGTCGGCAAAGGCGCCCGCGACAGCAACCGGCGACGGAAGAAGGAAGCGTCGTTCGGCGGGCATCCAGGCGCTCGCGGCCTGCCACCCGGCGAGCACCATCGCAGCGGTCAGCGCGGGCCAGAAGAGGGTGGTGGAGGAGCGACGGGCCTTCATGCAATCGCCGGGGTGACCCGCCTCAATGCGTCGCTGATTGTGTCCACCTGCCGGTGAAAGGTTTCCCGGAATCGGCTGTCGTTGGTTCTTGGATACGGCACGTCGATGGAGAATTCCCGGCTGGCGCGGCCGGGATTCGGCTCGAGCAGCAGCACACGGTCCGAAACGAAGACTGCTTCCGAGACGCTGTGCGTGACCAGGACAACCGTCCACCCCTCCTGCCGCCTCAACTCGAGCAGGTCCTCGTTCAAGCGGTCCCGTGTCATCTCATCAAGCGCGCCAAAGGGCTCGTCGAGGAGCAGGAGCTGCGGCCTTACGGCCAACGCACGTGCGAGGGAAGTCCGCATCCGCTGGCCACCGGAAAGCTGGCGGGGATAGTAGTCGGCGCGGTCGGAGAGGCCCACCCGGGCGAGGGCCTCCGCGGCACGCCGTCGTCGCTCCCCTTTCTCAACTCCTCGAAGTGCAAGCGGAACAGCAACATTAGCCTTCACGCTCAGCCAGGGAAGGAGGGTCGGGTCCTGGAAGACGAAAGCGGTCTCGGGCGCTCCGTCCGTCTTGATTTGACCTTCCGTGGGCGAGAGCAATCCCGCCATCAACCGGAGCAGGGTTGACTTGCCGCAGCCGCTGGGACCAACCAAGGCCAGACACTCGCCAGCACGCACCTCAGCCGTGATGCGTTCGAGCACCGTCGCCCCGCCTTCAAAGCGGTGGCCGACCTCGATTAGGGCGACGAGTGGCAGAGACATGGGTGCAGAGAACACAGAACTTGGTGTCCCGCAAGGATTGGCCTTTCCCGTGGGCCTGGGATGTGCGACAGTATTCGGTCTCATGGCCGCCACCGCTGTTATCCACCACGCCACCCGTGTCCTTCAGGCAGTCCGCCCGGACTTCCCGGCCGACATGGCCCTGCGTCGCCATCTTTACGACGCCCGCCGACTGAATGATCGCGCGAAGCGTGAGGTCAGCTTGGCGGTGTTTGCTTACTTTCGCTGGCGTGAATGGGTGTCAGACGCCCGTTCGTTGGAAGGGTCGATTGAGGCGGCTGCGGCTTTGCAGAATCGGTATGAGGAGAATCCGTCTTCCGTGAAGCCCGAGGCGCTCGCGGCGCGAGCCGTGCCAGCCTGGAGTCGTGATGAGGTTGCTTTCCCCGTGGAAACCCTGAAGGAAATCCAGCGAGAGCCCGTTCTCTGGCTTCGCGCGAGGCGGGCGCATTCGCAGCACGTGATCGCCGAGCTACAGGGTGCGGCCGTGGCGGAGGCGACTCCGTGGCCGGTCAAGGACGGCACCTGTCTGCGGTACACGGGTAGTCAGGACCTTTTTCTCACCGCTGGATTCCACGAGGGGCGCTTTGAAATCCAAGACCTCGCCTCCCAGGCTGTGGGGCACGCGTGCGCTCCCGTGGCGGGGCAGACCTGGTGGGACGCCTGCGCGGGCGAGGGAGGCAAGACGATGCATCTGGCCGACCTGATGGGGAACAAGGGTTTGATTTGGGCGAGCGACCGGTCTGAAAGGCGCCTCCAGGCGCTGAAACGGCGCGCGGCCCGTGCCGAGGTGTTCAACTACCGTGTCGCGGGCTGGGACGGCTCGAGTCGCCTTCCCACGAAGACGCATTTTGATGGCGTGCTCGTCGACGCCCCGTGCAGCGGTGTCGGTACCTGGCAACGAAATCCCCATGCGCGCTGGACGACCCAGGTGCGCGACGTGGAGGAGTTGTCCGCGATCCAGCTCCAGTTGCTTCGCCACGCAGCCCCGTCCCTCAAGGTCGGAGGCAGGCTTGTGTATGCGGTTTGCACGCTCACGCGCCGGGAGACGGAGGTCGTGGCTGACAGTTTTCTCGAGCAGGAAACACATTTCGAGCCGACGGCTGTCTTCGAGGGCGGCCCCTCACGCGTCATGCTCTGGCCCCACCTGCATCGGTCCAATGGCATGTTCATTGCGGCCTGGAAGCGTATCCGCTGAGGCAATACGAATGTCGGCGAAGGTGACGAGCACGACGGTGCGGGCGGATTTCAACGATTCCGTCGCAGTCGTGCATTATGCTCGCGCCGCCCACTTCCTGGGCCTTTGGTCTTCCGAGAAGGTGCTGCTGGAGCGCTGGTTTCCCGGTCTTGACTGCCCCTTGCTGGAGGCCGGGTGCGGAGCCGGACGGGTGGCCGTGGGGCTCGCCGAACTCGGATACCGGCGAATAACGGCCTTCGATTTTGCTGCCGAGCTAGTCGAACAGGCTCGGGACCTGGTCCAGGCGAGGGGGGCCGTCGGCGTCGACGTGTACGAGGCGGATGCCACCCGCGCCGCCGACTCTCGCGAGCTGTTAAAGAACGCCCCCTACGCCGGCCTCATTTTCTCCTTCAACGGTCTCATGCAGATCCCTGGCCGCGAGAACCGTCGCGCTGCCATGAACCAGTTGCGTCGGCTCCTGCAACCGGGGGCTCCTTTCCTGTTTACCACGCACGACCGGGACATCTCGCCGGCTGAACGGGCGTCCTGGCGCCTGGAAGCGCGACGCTGGAAGCGCGGGGAGCAGGATCCGCGGCTCGTTGAGTTTGGCGACCGCTACTTCGAAGAGGAAGAGGTGGGGCGAACCTTCATGCACCTGCCCGATCGGGCCGAGATACTCGAGGACCTCGCCGCCACCGGCTGGCGCCACGAGTGGGACGGACTTCGACGCACCGTCGCGAAGGAGTCCCGCGCGGTGCGCGATTTCTCCGACGAATGTCGC encodes:
- a CDS encoding VWA domain-containing protein, with protein sequence MRSNLLAFLEPWVIAGEWRIQSPVWLAALALLPLALWLRRRRRVSVWVIPFSGWWHRPSALRTGQWPVALACVGIMLLACALARPQRIQDKREVKAKGYDIMLAVDLSRSMLTEDYVRDRQVINRLEAVRPVLSAFIQRRPNDRIGLVVFSGQAFTLSPLTFDHTWLARQAERLQVGLIEDGTAIGDGLGVSLTRLEQRDREEAGRRKGAFVVLLTDGANNRGIMPPMQAAEVARARGIPVFTIGAGRMGLGSDLDEGLLHDIARMTGGDFYRADDVQTVERAFTAIDKATKLEFQAQSYYQTTELFPWVAGTALLLLAIVPLSALRLAPRRKAAA
- a CDS encoding HDOD domain-containing protein; the encoded protein is MAILTSSPRERILRIAQKMPASAQVLSQLGRLLMDVNSGLDDIATLLKRDAGLSARILRVSNSVAYSAKERIASIEEAVNRVGFSEVYRFCGLAAASQVFDQDLRFYDVQKATLRANSLFTALAAEILAKRIGADSQAAYSAGLMRLIGKIVLDQLAKEIGPSMKPFSESGHSQVLGWEAIAFGMTNAAVAGMILDEWKFPSAVVVPVCDQYTPESAAEDHRVTTDLVNVAAGMAVVAGYGMPGEDKEWEISPSKMNRVRLNLETLELCMTQTQSALKKVLEGVG
- a CDS encoding ABC transporter permease, encoding MKARRSSTTLFWPALTAAMVLAGWQAASAWMPAERRFLLPSPVAVAGAFADQAGPLLAATQHTLSGALLGFGFAVVASVIFALALGASTAVRRSLYPYLLALQTTPIIVIAPILILWVGPGLVSVAIITFLVSFFPLVVNTTQGLLSTDVHQVELFRLYRARRWQEVVLLRIPAALPYFFTGLRIAATLAPIGAIVGDFYAGNSAGGQGGLGFQTLIYSSQFKMPALFATALTSCALGLLFNLSATGLAWLCLHKWHDSYR
- a CDS encoding class I SAM-dependent methyltransferase is translated as MSAKVTSTTVRADFNDSVAVVHYARAAHFLGLWSSEKVLLERWFPGLDCPLLEAGCGAGRVAVGLAELGYRRITAFDFAAELVEQARDLVQARGAVGVDVYEADATRAADSRELLKNAPYAGLIFSFNGLMQIPGRENRRAAMNQLRRLLQPGAPFLFTTHDRDISPAERASWRLEARRWKRGEQDPRLVEFGDRYFEEEEVGRTFMHLPDRAEILEDLAATGWRHEWDGLRRTVAKESRAVRDFSDECRFWVARA
- a CDS encoding MoxR family ATPase; its protein translation is MITGPTWSQKLREEIGKSVIGQEAIVEKLLVALLANGHVLLEGMPGLAKTLLIKSLATALGVKFERIQFTPDLLPSDVVGTMIFQPKTGEFTSHRGPIFANLVLADEINRAPAKVQSALLEAMQERQVTLGGQTHPLPHPFFVMATQNPVEQEGTYPLPEAQTDRFLFKLLVSYPSLEEESEMMGRWGQVTRQPSLEPVATAEELVSLRTQVDAVHVAPAVQAYVLSLVRSTRNLALSEANQATPGARKLTFGASPRASLALYQASRALAWLRGLDFVSPSLVQELAPDVLRHRIGLTYEAEAEDLNADKIIGQLLDQTPVPKL
- a CDS encoding VWA domain-containing protein — translated: MTFLWPHFLWLLAIPAAAMLPFWRRPTSSDEQNHPRIHRATTAKGVIELEGRSKTYAGSRFGLLWVALALGIVALARPQWGDVDEPTFSTSREIILALDLSRSMNANDVPPSRLERARLLTRNLLDSLKGERVGLVVFAGKAFLQSPLSADYEILGEFLPDLKPGFLPEGGTNYDSLLETSLEAFSAEGGAQRFLVVLSDGEATDDLWLGRVPELKKRAVKVIGVGIGTEQGAMIPDGAGSFVKDRFGAVVLSRLEPRTLQQLAEGTGGIYASGASWVEVPQLIRQTVESAEKGKFKETVRRRKVDRFQWFLAPAFFLVLASLAWEFAPPPPAARNLKRKASTPAGVVARAASLLVLGLLLGGLPSPVKAQSAPSPTGDPAAAPLVALSRNLSRQDQVEAKDWERYARMTLDYARRRADSKGIVSTQAIRDALAAVATGEAQAPAAAPWQELRDKLEVYLTPSPTPTPPPSPTPPPEQQQQQQQQQQQPSPPPQGGQQPSPPPPGGEEKRPPQKSETQKVGGSPKRATPTPGDPRLTAPQQKLDQLKGQDKPMEFHKQLNRDQDNREVDKDW
- a CDS encoding RsmB/NOP family class I SAM-dependent RNA methyltransferase, which translates into the protein MAATAVIHHATRVLQAVRPDFPADMALRRHLYDARRLNDRAKREVSLAVFAYFRWREWVSDARSLEGSIEAAAALQNRYEENPSSVKPEALAARAVPAWSRDEVAFPVETLKEIQREPVLWLRARRAHSQHVIAELQGAAVAEATPWPVKDGTCLRYTGSQDLFLTAGFHEGRFEIQDLASQAVGHACAPVAGQTWWDACAGEGGKTMHLADLMGNKGLIWASDRSERRLQALKRRAARAEVFNYRVAGWDGSSRLPTKTHFDGVLVDAPCSGVGTWQRNPHARWTTQVRDVEELSAIQLQLLRHAAPSLKVGGRLVYAVCTLTRRETEVVADSFLEQETHFEPTAVFEGGPSRVMLWPHLHRSNGMFIAAWKRIR
- a CDS encoding metallophosphoesterase, with product MKGRIIAIGDIHGCHLEFAELLEKLSPTADDQIILLGDLVNRGPEPCKVIDLARKCGAISLLGNHEARLLNYRRTQNPDLLKETDEATVKLLREEDWAYLAKMPLTHYVEELNIVFVHGGFVPDVPWQKQPAEIVTRIQVIDRDGRPRKRGEAPNAPPWADLWVGPPFVVYGHTSRPEIYKLKWSVCIDTACAMGGYLTAYVLPEKRFVQVKAKRRYYP
- a CDS encoding ABC transporter ATP-binding protein, whose product is MSLPLVALIEVGHRFEGGATVLERITAEVRAGECLALVGPSGCGKSTLLRLMAGLLSPTEGQIKTDGAPETAFVFQDPTLLPWLSVKANVAVPLALRGVEKGERRRRAAEALARVGLSDRADYYPRQLSGGQRMRTSLARALAVRPQLLLLDEPFGALDEMTRDRLNEDLLELRRQEGWTVVLVTHSVSEAVFVSDRVLLLEPNPGRASREFSIDVPYPRTNDSRFRETFHRQVDTISDALRRVTPAIA
- a CDS encoding DUF58 domain-containing protein, coding for MVDTPPPIDPYALLRRLEWRVRHAVENVVTGEYRSAFRGRGMEFDQVVRYEFGDDVRDIDWNVTAKLGEPYRKKFVEEREVTLLVVFEDSPSLQFGSEAVSKREALLELAGFVMLLGAANRDRVGFFHLAPSGHRFSPPVRGRGAILHAASQLLATPAPHLDEGAPCRLPGALALRAAPKHSILLFLGDFTPASLGETGAGERLPEGWAVIQKRYQTMAFRVEDPWEREAPELHGAIHAYDPVSQKLLALTGSEAERRAHARWREARDAAWAKRFPDPLSRLSVTTRENRLDALVAFFHRRMAAR